The nucleotide window TTCTGTTTATTTGGACTATACCTTGAAGGATTTTGATCTTGAAATTAAAGTTTCTGTAAAAAATACAGACACAAAAACCTTCCCTTTTACATTAGGATGGCACCCTTATTTTGTAAGTGACAATCTTGGCGAAAGTTTGTTAATGTTTGATTCCAACAAAAAACTTAAATGGGATAATAGAAACATTACAACCGGAATATTAGAAACTGAAGTGCCAAAGGTTTTAAAAATTCAAAATCAAGAATTTAACGATTGTTTTTTGCTGAATTCTAGTGTAGTTCATTTTCAAACTCCAAAATATTTACTGATTCTAATGTCAAGTGAAAGTGATGGCTTTTTGCAACTCTACACACCTCCAAAAAAGAACACTATCGCCATTGAGCCAACAACCGGGGTTTCTGATAGCCTTAATAATAAAATAGGGCTTAAAACATTGAAGCCCAACAATGATTATGAAGTTGAATGGAATGTTACAGTCGTAAACAATTAAAAGTATTAATGGTTTGAATTGATCAATATAGAGTCATTTCAATTGCAATAACAATAAATAAAACTCTTTTATAATGAAAATTTTGGTAACTGGTGGGTTAGGCTATATTGGCTCTCATGTTGTGGTGGAACTACAAAATGAGGGGTTTGAAGTTGTAATAGTGGATAATCTATCGAACTCTTCAATCGAAGTGTTGGATGGCATTACTTCTATAACAGGTATTAAACCAGGGTTTGAAAAATTAGATTTAAGATCTAAAAGTCTCGTAATAGATTTTTTTAAAAGACATGAGTCAATAGATGGTGTTATTCATTTTGCAGCTTCTAAGGCAGTAGGTGAAAGTGTTAAAGACCCATTATTATATTATGAAAACAATATAAATTCTTTGATATACCTATTACAGGAACTGAAATCGAAGAAATCTCCAAAATTTATTTTTAGTTCTTCCTGCACTGTATATGGAGAGGCAGATACTTTACCAATAAATGAATCTGCACCAATAAAAGTTGCACAATCTCCATATGGAAACACCAAGCAAATAGGAGAGGAAATTATTCAAGATGTTTGCAAGGTTACACCCCATTTTAACGCAATAGCGTTAAGGTATTTCAATCCAATAGGGGCCCATCAATCTATTAAAATAGGAGAATTACCCATAGGCACTCCTCAAAATTTAGTGCCCTTTATTACTCAGACAGCAATTGGCAAAAGACATCAATTAAATGTGTTTGGCAATGATTACCCAACTGATGATGGAACATGTATCAGAGACTACATACATGTTGTGGATTTAGCCAAGGCTCATGTAACCGCCCTAAAGCGATTAATTCAGGGAGATAATTTGGATAATTTTGAGGTATTTAACATAGGTACGGGAAAAGGGGCGTCTGTTTTAGAAGTTATCAGAACTTTTGAAGAAATCTCAACGACCAAATTAAATTACCAATTCGTTGAGCGCAGGAGTGGCGATGTTGTCGCTGCATATGCTGATACATACAAAGCAAATAAAATATTAGGTTGGATGGCAGAATTAACCCTGAATGAAGCTCTGCAATCTGCTTGGAAATGGGAAAAGAGTCAACTTTTTTCTAATTCCAGTAGTTTTTAATATTCTCATATTATTGAGGACAATTGAGTTATTTGGAGAACCGACTGAATCATGTTTTTAACCTTCTTTCTATTAATGCGGTTTATAAAGGGAGTATAATATTTTCTGTTGTAAAGGATCCCAGAGATCGTTATAATCGTCCACAATCCTTGATTGGACAATTGAGATGTCCATTTAGTTACGCTTTTAACACTAACATTTAATTGATCTGGGGTATAACTCCCTCTAAGAAAAATAATTGTAATACCCTCTTGTTCTCAAATTGTAAAACGCCGGTAATAATTTAGCTCCACCCTCTAACGTTTACCTTTCATCAAAGTCATTTGGCCGTTGTACGCCGACTCCTGCTTGCAGGATGATTTTACTCCCGGTTTCTTTTGGTCCCAATCAACCGGTTTCAGGTTGACACCAATCGAAAATTGCTTGCGTGCTTTACCATAGGTAAGGTCGGCCATAAATTGGACATTGTCCTTGCTGATTCTGCTTACTTGTTAGCATGAGAAACCGTATATACAACACTTTTTCCTTCATTATAAATGGTGTGTTATAAAAAGAAGGAAATATGTACACCCGGAGTATTCTAGTTACCTTTTTGTGCGCCTTCTAAATTTTAAAAAGACAACTGTTGGGTAAAAAACAAAAACCTAACTATCAAGTAGTTAGGTTTTTAATTCGTGAAAGTGGTCCCACCTGAACCATGTTTTAATACCCTGATATACAGCAATATACACTATTATGAAGTGTTTTACAATTTTTCATTCCATTGAAAAGAGCTATAAATAGCTGTATACATGTAGGTGGCATTGAGCATATTTATCAATAATTTATAACCCTGATAATTTTAATAATTTTTAAAATTTTTAAGGCCTTAAAGCTTTTCGCTTCCAAAATAAAGGAACTCAATTATACCAAGAGTGATGAGATATGGCCCCTCCTTGTAAGAACTAGATTTATGTTTTAGTCGACTTAGCTTGATTGGAGGGAACGTAAAATTATTTATTTAGAATCGACTCAATTAATTCCCCATTTTGCTTGTCAGATAATAGTCTAATTACCTTAAAATAGTAATTATTTTTAAATAGGATATTTTTGTCCTATTTATGATTTTTGTCATCTTTTACTTTTCAGACACCACCTAATTTTGAAATATCAAAAAAGAAATAATGAAAAATCTAATTAGTTTATCCCTATTGATCTTCCTCTTTATATTTTCTAGCTGCGGTGGTGGAGCCACAAAAAAAGAAGAAAAGAGTAAAATCAAACTTGAAGCTCCCAAATCAGAGATTAAAACAACCCCAAAAACAGAAGGCATTCCTCCTTCTCAAAGAGTCGACCTCGATAATAAAGGAGTCGGACCTATAACTTCTCTCAAGCTTTCTAATGAAATTGATCCCGAAATGGCCGCGCATGGTGAAGAGGTGTATAAAAACATGTGTTCGGCTTGCCACCGGCCAGATAAAAAATTCATTGGCCCCGCACCTATCGGAATTTTGGAAAGGCGATCTCCTGAATGGATAATGAATATGATACTGGCTCCTGAAAAAATGGTTCAAAATGATCCATTAGCCAAAGATCTACTGATGGAATTTAATGGCTCGCCAATGGCAAATCAAAATTTAACTGAAGAAGAGGCACGCGCAGTACTGGAATATTTTAGAACATTAAAATAAACTGATATATGAAACCAATCCTAAATTTTCTTTTGGTTGTAATGCTGGTTTGTTTTGGTCAATCCTGTAAAGTTGATGAAAATCAAACCGAACTTACAACTAGCAATTCCTTGAAAGAATCCAATGATCCTGCCAAAACTGGCCAAGCCTTTATTAAAGACGATGAAAGCAAACCCACTGTGTTGAGTATCGCTATTGATTCTAAGGAACATTCTACCTTGGTAGCAGCAGTACAGGCCGCTAACCTTGAAAATGCCTTAGTAAATGCCGGACCTCTTATGGTATTTGCCCCAACCAATGATGCTTTTGAAGCCCTACCTGAAGGCACAGTAGAGAACTTATTAAAGCCTGAGAACAAAGAAGTCTTAGCAAACATTTTGAAATACCATGTTACCCCCGGAAAATATTCCGAAGAATTCTTAACCAAATTTAAGCAATTGGGGCAGGCTAACAACCAATATGTAAACGTGGAGGTGGTAGATGGTAAGCCGGTCATTGGAGGTGCACATATCCTTGCAAGCATCGAGGCCGGAAATGGTATTGTACATGTTATCGACAAAGTATTGTTACCTCCAACTGAATAATGAATAAACTAAAACATTAAATGATGAATAACATTTTTAAAACAATTACTGCGCTTGTAGGGCTTTCATTAGTTTTTACAAGTTGCAATAACGGAAACTCATCCCGCCAAAAATCTGGCGCACTTGCCAGCAACGTGGCTGAAAAAGTCTATGTACAACCTGGAGAACACGATGAATTTTATGCCTTTGTTTCTGGTGGGTTTAGTGGACAATTGTCCGTTTACGGACTACCATCAGGAAGACTTTTTAAAGTGATTCCTGTATTTTCTCAAGATGCAGAAAAAGCATATGGGTATAATGAAGAAACCAAACCTATGTTGAATACATCCCATGGTTTTATTCCGTGGGACGACTCACACCATCCTGACATTTCCCAAACCAACGGAGAACTCGATGGAAGATGGGTATTTATTAATGGGAATAACACGCCTAGAATTGCCAAAATCGACCTTACAACCTTCGAAACTACAGAGATCATTGAAATACCAAATAGCGCTGGTAATCATAGTTCCTCCTTTGTAACCGAAAATACTGAATATGTCGTTGCGGGTACTCGATTTTCTGTGCCGATTCCGCAAAAAGATATGCCCATAAAAGATTACAAAGGAAATTTTAAAGGGGCTTTAACTTTCATTTCGGTTGCACAAGAAACAGGTGAAATGAATATTAAATTCCAATTGATCATGCCCGGATTCGATTACGACTTAGCGCACCCCGGTAGGGGAAATAGCCATGGATGGTTTTTCTTCAGCACCTATAATTCTGAAGAAGCAAATACCTTATTAGAAGTTAACGCCTCCCAAAATGATAAAGATTTTATTGCTGCGGTAAACTGGAAAAAAATTGAAGAATACGTAAATAACGGTGGAGGAACAAAGGTTCCGGCTAAATATGCACATAACGTTTATAATGACCACACCCATACTGCATCTTCCAAAATCCTTAACGAAGTGCTTACGGTTAATCCTGCTGAGGTACCTGGTGCCGTCTTTCTATTGCCAACACCTAAATCACCTCATGGATGCGATGTAGATCCTTCTGGCGAATATATCGTTGGTAACGGAAAATTGTCTGCCAATCTAACCGTGCACTCCTTTACCAAGATGTTAGATGCAATTAAAAACGAAAAATTTGCCGGTGACGCTTATGGTATTCCTATTTTAAATTTCGAGGATGTCCTAGCAGGCACTGTTGAACAACCAGGCTTAGGTCCTCTCCACACAGAATTTGATGGTAACGGCTATGGTTATACCACCTTCTTTATTTCCTCTGAAGTGGTTAAATGGAAATTGGGCACTTGGGAAGTTGTAGATAGACAGCCCTGTTATTATTCAGTTGGCCACCTAATGATTCCTGGGGGAAACTCTCGCAAGCCTTTTGGGAAATACGTGGTTGCTATGAACAAAATCACAAAAGATCGTTATTTGCCAACGGGTCCAGAAGTTACCCAATCTGCCCAATTGTATGATATAAGCGGTGATAAAATGGAGCTTTTGTTAGATTTCCCCACAGTCGGTGAACCGCATTATGCAGCAGGATGTCCTGCAGATTTAATAAAAGCTAATTCTAAAAAAATCTTCCCATTGGAAGAAAACGATCATCCCTATGTCAGTAAAAGTGAGGCCGACACCAAAGTGGTCCGCGATGGTAAAACGGTTCATATTTATATGACCACCATTCGTTCACATTTTTCGCCAGATAATATCGAAGGTGTTAAAGTTGGAGACAAAGTGTATTTTCACGTTACCAATCTAGAGCAAGATTATGATGTTCCACATGGAATTAGCATAATAGGCGCAAACACTTCAGAACTATTAATTATGCCTGGCCAAACGGAGACCTTCCTTTGGGAGCCTAAAGAAGAAGGTGTATGGCCGTTCTACTGTACAGATTTTTGCTCTGCTTTACACCAAGAAATGCAGGGTTATGTTAGAGTTTCTGGAGAAAATGCAAACACCCCATTAAAATGGTCCTTGGGTGGTGATATAGAATAAAGGAATAGGATTATAATGTTTTAGTGTAAATCCTAAAAAGGCGGGGGCATCCAAACCTTGTCCTCGCCTTTAATAACATAAGAACGATA belongs to Aegicerativicinus sediminis and includes:
- the galE gene encoding UDP-glucose 4-epimerase GalE, translated to MKILVTGGLGYIGSHVVVELQNEGFEVVIVDNLSNSSIEVLDGITSITGIKPGFEKLDLRSKSLVIDFFKRHESIDGVIHFAASKAVGESVKDPLLYYENNINSLIYLLQELKSKKSPKFIFSSSCTVYGEADTLPINESAPIKVAQSPYGNTKQIGEEIIQDVCKVTPHFNAIALRYFNPIGAHQSIKIGELPIGTPQNLVPFITQTAIGKRHQLNVFGNDYPTDDGTCIRDYIHVVDLAKAHVTALKRLIQGDNLDNFEVFNIGTGKGASVLEVIRTFEEISTTKLNYQFVERRSGDVVAAYADTYKANKILGWMAELTLNEALQSAWKWEKSQLFSNSSSF
- a CDS encoding fasciclin domain-containing protein, whose amino-acid sequence is MKPILNFLLVVMLVCFGQSCKVDENQTELTTSNSLKESNDPAKTGQAFIKDDESKPTVLSIAIDSKEHSTLVAAVQAANLENALVNAGPLMVFAPTNDAFEALPEGTVENLLKPENKEVLANILKYHVTPGKYSEEFLTKFKQLGQANNQYVNVEVVDGKPVIGGAHILASIEAGNGIVHVIDKVLLPPTE
- the nosZ gene encoding Sec-dependent nitrous-oxide reductase — protein: MNNIFKTITALVGLSLVFTSCNNGNSSRQKSGALASNVAEKVYVQPGEHDEFYAFVSGGFSGQLSVYGLPSGRLFKVIPVFSQDAEKAYGYNEETKPMLNTSHGFIPWDDSHHPDISQTNGELDGRWVFINGNNTPRIAKIDLTTFETTEIIEIPNSAGNHSSSFVTENTEYVVAGTRFSVPIPQKDMPIKDYKGNFKGALTFISVAQETGEMNIKFQLIMPGFDYDLAHPGRGNSHGWFFFSTYNSEEANTLLEVNASQNDKDFIAAVNWKKIEEYVNNGGGTKVPAKYAHNVYNDHTHTASSKILNEVLTVNPAEVPGAVFLLPTPKSPHGCDVDPSGEYIVGNGKLSANLTVHSFTKMLDAIKNEKFAGDAYGIPILNFEDVLAGTVEQPGLGPLHTEFDGNGYGYTTFFISSEVVKWKLGTWEVVDRQPCYYSVGHLMIPGGNSRKPFGKYVVAMNKITKDRYLPTGPEVTQSAQLYDISGDKMELLLDFPTVGEPHYAAGCPADLIKANSKKIFPLEENDHPYVSKSEADTKVVRDGKTVHIYMTTIRSHFSPDNIEGVKVGDKVYFHVTNLEQDYDVPHGISIIGANTSELLIMPGQTETFLWEPKEEGVWPFYCTDFCSALHQEMQGYVRVSGENANTPLKWSLGGDIE
- a CDS encoding c-type cytochrome, whose product is MKNLISLSLLIFLFIFSSCGGGATKKEEKSKIKLEAPKSEIKTTPKTEGIPPSQRVDLDNKGVGPITSLKLSNEIDPEMAAHGEEVYKNMCSACHRPDKKFIGPAPIGILERRSPEWIMNMILAPEKMVQNDPLAKDLLMEFNGSPMANQNLTEEEARAVLEYFRTLK
- a CDS encoding aldose 1-epimerase; translation: MYRILKSKDGEDMYAEILNSDKSSYSKIYLNKGASLQELVLGNNHIIKNMSPMTYEETYASSILFPFANRVKDGKYRFENKTYQLEINETDLNNALHGLVYNKTFEIINEEVTDTSATVKLAYHETKKLNGFPYSYSVYLDYTLKDFDLEIKVSVKNTDTKTFPFTLGWHPYFVSDNLGESLLMFDSNKKLKWDNRNITTGILETEVPKVLKIQNQEFNDCFLLNSSVVHFQTPKYLLILMSSESDGFLQLYTPPKKNTIAIEPTTGVSDSLNNKIGLKTLKPNNDYEVEWNVTVVNN